Proteins from a single region of Desulfolutivibrio sulfoxidireducens:
- a CDS encoding efflux RND transporter periplasmic adaptor subunit, whose amino-acid sequence MRFTNKLLIFISLAGLALAVVVGVYSNPTPPKPEPVALPAQAPFATYIGGGGIVEPRSEIIAIGASLDGIVTTVFVKPGDRVKAGDPLFLVDDREARAELAVKRAGLAAAKAAVEEAKASHKDYATQYALVRDVADNRAVSTDDREQRKNAELLAKAKVESAMVAVESAQAELDAASTALDRLTVRAPIDGEVLQVNIRAGEYAATGVLDTPLVRLGDVDTLHVRADIDENDAWRFTPGTRAVAFIRGNRELKAEMRFVRVEPYVVSKTQLAGTSTERVDTRVLQVLFSLDRDALPVYVGQQMDVFIETPSAATAPGTGGGK is encoded by the coding sequence ATGCGATTCACCAACAAGCTGCTCATATTCATTTCCCTGGCCGGGCTGGCCCTGGCCGTGGTCGTGGGCGTCTACTCCAACCCGACCCCGCCCAAGCCCGAGCCCGTGGCCCTGCCGGCCCAGGCGCCCTTTGCGACCTACATCGGCGGCGGCGGCATCGTCGAGCCGCGCTCCGAAATCATCGCCATCGGCGCATCCCTGGACGGCATCGTCACGACGGTTTTCGTCAAGCCCGGGGACCGGGTGAAGGCCGGCGATCCCCTGTTTCTGGTGGACGATCGGGAGGCCCGGGCCGAACTGGCGGTGAAGCGCGCCGGCCTGGCCGCGGCCAAGGCGGCTGTCGAGGAGGCCAAGGCCTCGCACAAGGATTACGCCACGCAATACGCCCTGGTGCGCGACGTGGCCGATAACCGGGCGGTCAGCACGGACGACCGGGAGCAACGCAAGAACGCCGAGCTTCTGGCCAAGGCCAAGGTGGAGAGCGCCATGGTCGCGGTGGAGTCGGCCCAGGCCGAACTGGACGCCGCGAGCACGGCGCTCGACCGCCTGACGGTACGCGCCCCCATCGACGGCGAGGTGCTCCAGGTCAATATCCGGGCTGGCGAATACGCCGCAACCGGGGTCCTGGACACCCCGCTTGTCCGCCTGGGGGATGTGGACACCCTGCACGTGCGGGCGGACATCGACGAAAACGACGCCTGGCGCTTCACCCCGGGGACCCGGGCCGTGGCCTTTATCCGGGGCAACCGGGAGCTGAAGGCCGAAATGCGCTTCGTGCGCGTCGAGCCCTACGTGGTCTCCAAGACCCAGTTGGCCGGCACCAGCACCGAACGCGTGGACACCCGGGTCCTGCAGGTCCTGTTCAGCCTGGACCGGGACGCCCTCCCGGTCTACGTGGGGCAGCAGATGGACGTGTTCATCGAGACGCCCTCCGCCGCGACCGCCCCGGGAACGGGAGGCGGCAAGTGA
- a CDS encoding ABC transporter ATP-binding protein, translating to MERDATRPVVICRGLTKTYGSGETSTPALRGVDLDVLPGELLMLVGPSGCGKTTLISVIAGILDQDTGSCELFGQDLARLSKRERVRFRGRHIGFVFQAFNLVPCLTALENISVPLLINGVKRDAAQRQAEIQLSRVGLESRRNSLPTQLSGGQQQRVAIARALAHDPGLVVCDEPTSALDHETGTRVLDMLKSLAVKDNRALVIVTHDSRIFQYADRIAHMDDGTIMETSLQNGHNAKHPSGSSVAT from the coding sequence ATGGAACGAGACGCCACACGGCCCGTGGTCATCTGCCGGGGCCTGACCAAGACCTATGGATCGGGCGAGACCAGCACCCCGGCCCTGCGCGGGGTGGATCTGGACGTGCTCCCGGGCGAACTGCTCATGCTGGTCGGTCCGTCCGGATGCGGCAAGACCACGCTCATTTCGGTCATCGCCGGCATCCTGGACCAGGACACGGGGAGCTGCGAACTCTTCGGACAGGACCTGGCCCGCCTCTCCAAACGGGAACGGGTGCGCTTTCGCGGCCGGCACATCGGGTTCGTGTTCCAGGCCTTCAACCTGGTGCCCTGCCTGACGGCCCTGGAAAACATCTCCGTGCCGCTTCTGATCAACGGGGTGAAACGGGATGCCGCCCAGCGCCAGGCCGAAATCCAGCTTTCCCGGGTGGGACTCGAGAGCCGCCGCAACTCCCTGCCCACCCAGCTCTCGGGCGGCCAACAGCAACGCGTGGCCATTGCCCGGGCCCTGGCGCACGACCCGGGACTTGTGGTCTGCGACGAGCCGACAAGCGCCCTGGACCACGAGACCGGGACGCGAGTCCTGGACATGCTCAAATCCCTGGCCGTCAAGGACAACCGGGCCCTGGTGATCGTGACCCACGACTCGCGCATCTTCCAGTACGCCGACCGCATCGCCCACATGGACGACGGAACCATCATGGAAACGAGCCTGCAAAACGGCCACAACGCCAAGCATCCATCTGGGAGTTCGGTAGCAACGTAA
- a CDS encoding ABC transporter permease, translating into MYRIALQMLFGDRGKYLGIIIGIAMSSIIIIQQPSILVTMLSHTYSLITDISLPDIWVMDPKVRTSEDSRALLDTQLYRVRGIEGVEWAVPLYKGSLTVRLENGELERAVMLGLDDATLIGGPGTMVEGKLSDLRMPDAVIVDQAGANGRLAKQMGRPGEPGIPLRVGDTLEIDEKRATVVGIAKGTPTFHSDPVLYTTYSKAKNYASSERKLLSFILAKAKPDQSPEAVARRIAKATDLAAYTAGEFKKRSLDFMLHNSSMLINFGFVVLVGFVVGTAVTGQIFYNFTLDNLRYFGVFKAMGATDRTLLGMILLQALLAGLLGFGLGSGLTAAFAASTWSNNDIKLEVGLPLLGASGLAVLLIVLAAAFFSARKVLRLEPAEVFKS; encoded by the coding sequence ATGTATAGAATCGCTCTCCAGATGCTCTTCGGCGACCGGGGGAAATACCTGGGCATCATCATCGGCATCGCCATGTCCTCGATCATCATCATCCAGCAGCCCAGCATCCTTGTGACCATGCTGTCCCACACCTACAGCCTGATCACGGACATAAGCCTTCCGGACATCTGGGTCATGGACCCGAAAGTGCGCACCAGCGAGGATTCCAGAGCCCTTTTGGACACCCAGCTCTACCGCGTGCGGGGCATCGAGGGCGTGGAATGGGCCGTGCCCCTGTACAAGGGCAGCCTGACCGTGCGCCTGGAAAACGGCGAACTGGAGCGGGCGGTGATGCTGGGTCTCGACGACGCCACCCTGATCGGCGGACCGGGCACCATGGTGGAGGGCAAGCTCTCGGACCTGCGCATGCCCGACGCGGTCATCGTGGACCAGGCCGGGGCCAACGGCCGCCTGGCCAAGCAGATGGGCCGGCCCGGGGAGCCGGGGATTCCGCTACGGGTCGGGGACACCCTGGAGATCGACGAGAAGCGGGCCACGGTGGTGGGCATCGCCAAGGGCACGCCGACCTTCCATTCCGATCCCGTGCTGTACACCACCTACAGCAAGGCCAAAAATTACGCTTCCAGCGAACGCAAGCTGTTGTCGTTCATCCTGGCCAAGGCCAAGCCCGACCAGTCCCCGGAGGCCGTGGCCCGGCGCATCGCCAAGGCCACGGACCTGGCCGCCTACACCGCCGGGGAGTTCAAAAAGCGCTCCCTGGATTTCATGCTCCACAACTCCTCCATGCTCATCAACTTCGGCTTCGTGGTCCTGGTGGGCTTCGTGGTGGGCACGGCGGTCACCGGCCAGATTTTCTACAATTTCACCCTGGACAACCTGCGCTACTTCGGGGTGTTCAAGGCCATGGGGGCCACGGACCGCACGCTTTTGGGCATGATCCTGCTCCAGGCCCTTTTGGCCGGACTCCTCGGATTCGGCCTCGGCTCCGGCCTGACCGCGGCCTTCGCCGCCTCCACCTGGTCCAACAACGACATCAAACTCGAGGTCGGGCTGCCGCTTCTGGGCGCAAGCGGCCTGGCTGTCCTTCTGATCGTGCTGGCGGCGGCCTTTTTCAGCGCCCGCAAGGTGCTTCGGCTCGAACCGGCCGAGGTGTTCAAAAGCTGA